GGGTGGACGTGGTTCGGTTCATGGAGACTCCTGGTTGAAAGCTGTGACGGGGCGCTCTTGGCGCGCCAGCAAATTCGGATTGATGGTGTGCCGATCCTGGCCCAGCACCAGCCGCAAAGCGACCTGGCGCGGCAGGGTGGCGACCGGCACCAGTGTTGCCGGGCTGCCCAGCGCGGTACGCAGCGCGCTGGCGCGTTGTTGCTGGCCAGGCACATACTCGATCACCGTGCGCGCCTGGGTGTACCCGCGCTGGTTGCCAAGCACAGAACTGGCGGCGGCAAAACCGCGTTGGCGCAGCATGTCGCGCATTCTGGCGGCGCCGCTCGGCATACCGTTGCCGTTGACGATATGCAGGCACTCGGGCGCGCTGGCGTCGCTATCGGTTGCCGATGCGATGGACACTGCGGCAACGGTGGCCGCAGCCTGCAGACGCAATTCATTGGGCCCCATGCGCACCAGCGACAACTGCGGCGTTGGCGCGGTCGTCAAGGCGAACGGCTGCAGCGTCATCGTCGGCGCAGCCACTGGCACGACGGCAGCGGTATCGAGCTTGCCGCCGCCCAGCAGCGAAAGATTGGCGCGCGCGGGACCGTAGTCCGGGTCCAGCGCCAGTGCGGCCCGCAGCGTGGCGGCTGCTTGTGCATGCTGGCCCTGCAAATATTGAAGATAGCCGAGATTGCCGAGCGCCTGGGCGCTGTACGGAAAATCCCTGGTCAGCTTTTGCAGCAATGCTGCCGCTTCGTCCAGGCGGCCCTGCTTTGCCAGCAGTACCGCGCGGGCGTTGCGGGCGTCGAGCTGGTCCGGGTCCAGCGCCAGCGAGCGGGCGTAGGCGGCATCGGCGCGCGCCAGGTCACCCTGCTGCTCGTAGGCGCGGCCCAGCCGGTAGGCGTAGCCGGGCTGGTTGCCGTCGCCGTCACTGATGCGCAGCAGCGGCGCCGTGGCCAGCGCTGGCGCCGGCTTGGGCGCGGTGCCGCACGCCGGCAGCAGGCCGGCGGCGCACAGGGCGAGACAGATCGCGTGAGATCGCATGCAGGTTCCGGTTAAAGGTTGGCCGCGCCCAGGCCCTGGTACAGCTGCAGGAGCGCAGGGCCCAGCAACACCACCAGCAAGCTGGGGAAGATGAAGAAAATCAGCGGGAACAGCAGCTTCAGGGCGATCTTGGCGGCCTGCTCCTCGGCGCGCTGGCGGCGCTTGGTGCGCAGCAGTTCCGACTGCACCCGCAGCGAATCGGCCACGCTGGTACCGAAGCGGTCGGCCTGGATCAGCATCGTCACCAAGGCATCGACATCGTCCACGCCGGTGCGCAGCGACAGGTTGCGCAGCGCCTTTTCCTTGGCGCTGCCGGCGCGCAGTTCCAGCGTGACCAGTTGCAGTTCCTCGGCCAGGATCACGCTTTTCAGGCCTATCTCCTGCGCCACCCGCGCCAGCGCCGCGTCCATCGCCAGGCCCGCTTCCACGCACACCGTCATCAGGTCCAGCGCATCGGGAAAACTTTCGAAAATGTCGCGCTGGCGGCGCTTGATCACTTCGTTCAGCACCAGGCCCGGCACGTAGTAGCCGATGGCGGCGGCCACCAGCAGGTAGCTGAGCTTGGTCATGCCCTCGGCCTGGCTGCCGGTGCTGCTCAGGTACAGGAACACCAGCAGCGGCAGCAGCAAGGCCAGCCCGGTCTTGGCGGCGTAAAACAGGCCCGGCGCGGCCGGCGTGCGCCAGCCGGCGTTGATGAAGCGGCGGCGCACGGCCGAGGTTTCCCAGCCTTCGGCCGGCACCGACAGCTTGGCCAGCGGCGAGGCCAGGTTGACCAGCTGTTGCAGCCAGCGGCCACGGTCGAAGCGCGACTCGGGCTGCTCGGACAGGGCGTCGAGCCGGTCACGCACGGCGGTGTTGGTAAACAGGCGCGCGGCCACCAGCGCGGCGCCAAACACGCCGATGAAGATCACGACCAAAAAAATCAGTTGAATCGGTGTCATGGGGTCAGATCCTGATTTTGGTGATCTTGCGGATCACCAGGAAGCCGAGCAGCATCATGCCTGCCGCACCCATCAGCAGGCGCTGGCCCTGAGGATCGACAAACAGGATGGTGAGGAATTCGCGGTTCAGCACGAACATGATGCCGCCCACGCCGAACGGCAGCAGACCCAGCACCCAGGCCGACATCTTGCCCTCGGCCGACATCACGCGCACTTGCGCCAAGAGGCGCAGGCGGTCGCGGATGATGGCGCTGATCGACGCCAGCAGCTCGGTCAGATTGCCGCCGGTCTCGCGCTGGATCAGCACCGCCACCACGAAGTAGCGCAGGTCGGCGCTGGGCACGCGCTGCGCCATGCCCATCAGCGCGTCCGGCATGCTGATGCCGAAATTGACTTCGTCGAACACGGCGCGAAATTCCATCGACAGCGGCATCGGCATTTCGTCGGCCACCATCTTCAGCGCGGTGGGAAATGCGTGGCCGGCCTTCATGGCGCGGCTCATCATGTCGAGCGCTTCGGGCAGCAGCAGTTCGATGCGGGTGATGCGGCGCTTCTTGGCGCGGTTGAGCTCCCACCACGGCAGGCAGGCGGCGCACAGGCCCAGCACCAGCGCGCCGCTGAACGGCAGGCGCAGCACCAGCCCCAGCACCACGCCGCACACCGCCGCGATGGCGATGATGGCAAGCAGGCGCGCGGCAGTCCAGCTGCGGCCCGATTGCAGCAGCACCTGGTCGAGCAGCAGGATGCCGGGGATGTGCAGCAGCAGGCGGTGGGTGTCGGGATCGCGGCTGAGCATGCGGTCCTTGGTGATCGAGACGGCCAGCTCCGCGCCGTCGTCGCCGATGGCGTTGCGCAGGCGCCGCGCCACGCGCTTGGCCTGCTCGCCCTTGACGTTGTGCACGCTGCTGTAGATGCCCCACACCAGCAGCGCCACGGCGCCGAACACGCACAAGCCGAAAACGATCAAACGGTAATCCATGCTGGCCCTCAGCTCGGCTCGAACACGGTGTTCGACACCGTGACGCCGAAATTGCGCAGGCGGTCGATGAAGCGCGGCCGGATGCCGCTCGGGCTGTGGTGGCCGTGCACGGTGCCGTCGTCGCCGAGGCCGGTCTGCTTGTAGCTGAAGATCTCCTGCATGGTGATCATCTCGCCCTCCATGCCGGTCACTTCCTGGATCGACATCACCTTGCGCTTGCCGTCGGGCAGGCGCGAGACCTGTACCACCACGCCCACGGCAGAACTGATCTGCTGGCGCATGGCCTTGGTGGGCAGGTTGGCGGCGGCCATGCTGATCATGTTTTCCAGCCGCGTGAGGGCGTCGCGCGGGGTGTTGGCGTGGATGGTCGCCATCGAGCCTTCGTGGCCGGTGTTCATCGCGCCCAGCATGTCGAGCGCTTCGGCGCCGCGCACCTCGCCCAGGATGATGCGGTCGGGGCGCATGCGCAGCGCATTGCGCACCAGCGCGCGCTGCGTCACTTCGCCCTTGCCCTCGATATTCGGCGGCCGGGTTTCCAGCCGCACCACGTGCGGCTGCTGCAGTTGCAGCTCGGCCGCGTCTTCCACCGTGACGATACGCTCGGTCTGGCCGATGAAGCCGGAGATCACGTTGAGCATGGTGGTCTTGCCCGAACCGGTACCGCCCGAGATCAGGATGTTGACCTTGGCGCGGCCCAAACCCTGCAGTACTTCCGCCATGTCGGCCGTCATCGAGCCGTAGGCCACCAGGTCGGCCAGGCGCAGCGGGTCGGCCGAAAAGCGCCGGATCGAGACGATCGGGCCGTCGATC
This is a stretch of genomic DNA from Duganella zoogloeoides. It encodes these proteins:
- a CDS encoding type II secretion system F family protein, giving the protein MDYRLIVFGLCVFGAVALLVWGIYSSVHNVKGEQAKRVARRLRNAIGDDGAELAVSITKDRMLSRDPDTHRLLLHIPGILLLDQVLLQSGRSWTAARLLAIIAIAAVCGVVLGLVLRLPFSGALVLGLCAACLPWWELNRAKKRRITRIELLLPEALDMMSRAMKAGHAFPTALKMVADEMPMPLSMEFRAVFDEVNFGISMPDALMGMAQRVPSADLRYFVVAVLIQRETGGNLTELLASISAIIRDRLRLLAQVRVMSAEGKMSAWVLGLLPFGVGGIMFVLNREFLTILFVDPQGQRLLMGAAGMMLLGFLVIRKITKIRI
- a CDS encoding CpaF family protein translates to MNTPISLRERLETGTTRVVAQRVTGIDNRAYQDLKHRLHQTLLDRVDLESIQRLSQDQIKLELRTLVERLLEEESVVINDAERKNLTRDIQNEMLGFGPLEPLLEDPTVSDILVNTHRQIYVERRGKLELTDVTFTDSAHLMKIIDKIVSRVGRRIDESSPMVDARLPDGSRVNAIIPPLAIDGPIVSIRRFSADPLRLADLVAYGSMTADMAEVLQGLGRAKVNILISGGTGSGKTTMLNVISGFIGQTERIVTVEDAAELQLQQPHVVRLETRPPNIEGKGEVTQRALVRNALRMRPDRIILGEVRGAEALDMLGAMNTGHEGSMATIHANTPRDALTRLENMISMAAANLPTKAMRQQISSAVGVVVQVSRLPDGKRKVMSIQEVTGMEGEMITMQEIFSYKQTGLGDDGTVHGHHSPSGIRPRFIDRLRNFGVTVSNTVFEPS
- a CDS encoding LytR C-terminal domain-containing protein gives rise to the protein MRSHAICLALCAAGLLPACGTAPKPAPALATAPLLRISDGDGNQPGYAYRLGRAYEQQGDLARADAAYARSLALDPDQLDARNARAVLLAKQGRLDEAAALLQKLTRDFPYSAQALGNLGYLQYLQGQHAQAAATLRAALALDPDYGPARANLSLLGGGKLDTAAVVPVAAPTMTLQPFALTTAPTPQLSLVRMGPNELRLQAAATVAAVSIASATDSDASAPECLHIVNGNGMPSGAARMRDMLRQRGFAAASSVLGNQRGYTQARTVIEYVPGQQQRASALRTALGSPATLVPVATLPRQVALRLVLGQDRHTINPNLLARQERPVTAFNQESP
- a CDS encoding type II secretion system F family protein encodes the protein MTPIQLIFLVVIFIGVFGAALVAARLFTNTAVRDRLDALSEQPESRFDRGRWLQQLVNLASPLAKLSVPAEGWETSAVRRRFINAGWRTPAAPGLFYAAKTGLALLLPLLVFLYLSSTGSQAEGMTKLSYLLVAAAIGYYVPGLVLNEVIKRRQRDIFESFPDALDLMTVCVEAGLAMDAALARVAQEIGLKSVILAEELQLVTLELRAGSAKEKALRNLSLRTGVDDVDALVTMLIQADRFGTSVADSLRVQSELLRTKRRQRAEEQAAKIALKLLFPLIFFIFPSLLVVLLGPALLQLYQGLGAANL